CTTGCGATCCAGGGCAACCGCGATCATATGATCGTCGGCTTCCTCTGATCCCTCAACCTCTACTCGAGCGACGGGTTGATCGAAGCGCACGGCCTGTGCATCGATCCGTGTGCGACATGATCGACCGACGCAGCCGAAGAAGAGCGCTTCAAGGAGATTGGTCTTGCCCGCGCCGTTGTCGCCTGTCACGACCGTGACGCGTTCGCCCAGCTCAACCTGGGTGCGCTCGTAGCTGCGGAAGTTCCTTGCGTTTAGCGACTGAACAATCACGCCGCAAAAGAGTTCTTTCTGAGGCTCAGGTGTTCAGGCGGATCGGCATGACGAGGTACATGAATTCCTCGTCCTCACCAGCCACGATCAGGCCTGGCCGGAACGCGCTGATCAGCTTGAACTTGGCACGTTCTGTGTGTGCGCTGTCGAGGCCGTCGCGCAGGAAGTCGGGGTTGAATCCGATCTCCAGGGGGTCTCCGGAGAAGTCAGGAGCCGGCAGCGATTCGCGGCCCTCACCGATGTCAGTCGTCTGAGCCGAAACCTCAAGTTCACCATCAGACAGTGCAACCTTCAGCGGAGTGTTGCGCTGAGCCAAGAGGCTCACGCGCTTCACGGCATCGTGCAGCTCGGAGACGTCGATGTCGAGAACGTGTTCGTAGCTGTCGGGCAAGAGTTGCTCGAAGTCTGGGAACTGACCGTCGATCAAACGCGAGACCAGCAGCGCCTCGCCGGCAGAGAACGCGATCTGGCGCTCGGCCAGGGTGATCTCGATCGTGTCGTGACCGTCGGCGATGCGTGTTGCTTCCTGCAGCGCACGCGCCGGCACGTTGGCTTCGATCTTCTGGGTCACCGGCGGATCGATCTTCGTTGTGCGGACCGCCAGGCGATACGAGTCAGTCGCAACAGAACGAAGCTTGTCATCTTCAATCGAAAGAAGGATTCCGGTCAAGTGCGGACGCGTTTCGTCGCGTGACGCCGAACGAGCGACCTGCTCGATCGTCTCTGAGAACTCGCTCACCGGGAGGGTCACAGTCGCGCCCTCGATCGGCTGAACGTCAGGGAAGTCGTCCGCGGCGAGTAGACGCAGCTTGAATGATGCGCTTCCGTAGTCGAGCGCGAGGAGACCGCCGTTATCGACAACAAGTGAGACCTCGCCGCTGGGAAGTTGGCGCGCAACATCGGCGAGAAGTCTGCCCGGAACGACGATCACGCCGCCCGATTCGACCTCGGCCGGAATCTTCGAACGAATCGAGATGTCGCCGTCAGTTGCGGTGAGGGTGAGCGAACCGGTCTCGGCCTGGAGCTGGATGCCAGAGAGTGCTGGAATGATCGAGCGCGTTGAAACCGCGCGACCAACAGCGCTCAGCGCCTCGACGAAGATCGCTCGATCAACGTTCAGTCGCAACCCAGATGAACCTTCATGATTCAAGTTGTTTGATTCTTGTTGGTGTTGGTATGTGGAAGATGTGGACAAGTGGGAAAACCCGCTTCAGCTCTGCGATTGAACAGACTAATTCACGCAGTCTCATCCGCGGGCCGCTGGGCTCCGTGGATAACTGCCTTGAGACTATCCACAGCAGAAGCGGCAGCGGGATCGTTTCGGTGTGAGGCGCGGACCTTGTCGCGAGCGTGCACGACGGTCGAGTGGTCGCGCCCGAATGCGGCGGCGATCACAGGCAGTGTCTGACCACTGTGTTCGCAGGCCAGGTACATCGCGATCTGACGTGGTCCAGCAAAGCGCCTACTGCGGTCCTTGCCCAGGAGCTCCTCGATCGACAACTCGAAGTGATCTGCGACGGCGCTCTGAATATCGGGGATCGGGACTTCAGGTGTGTGGTGCTCGGTCTTTACTCCTCCAGTGTGTGGGTGCAGGGAGTCGAGCAGTTCGTCAACAAGTTCGGTCGTTACCGGCTCGCCACGCATTGAAGCGAAGGCGCTGACGCGGATCAAAGCGCCCTCAAGTGAGCGGACGTTCGCCGGAACCCGCTCGGCGATGCGCTCGAGCGCGAGGTTGTCGTCGAGTGGGATGTTGTCCACGCGTACGCGCTTGCGCAGGATTGCGCTGCGCAGCCGGTCGTCGGGCTTCTCCACCTCAACGACCAATCCAGACTCGAAGCGTTCACGGAGCCTGTCGGCGAGCTGATCGAGCTGCCGCGGAGTGCGGTCGCAACTGATCACGAGCTGGCGGCCGGCCTCGTGCAGGTGGTTGAAGGTGTGGAAGAACTCTTCCTCGGTCTTGACCTTGTTCTGCAGGAATTGCACGTCGTCGATCAGCAGGACATCGCTGCGGCGGAGGTCTTCCTTGAAGTCCTGGATCGTGTTGTCGCGCAGGACGCTGCGAAAGATCGCGGCGAAGTTCTCGGCGGTCAGGTAGCGGACTTGGATCTCCGGCGCCTGTTCGTTCAGGTAGTTGCCGATCGCATGTAAGAGATGCGTCTTACCGACCCCGGGCGCCCCGTATACAAACAGTGGGTTGAAGGCCTGCGCTGGTTGCTCCGCGACCGCAAGCGCAGCGGCGTGACCGATGTGGTTCGATCCGCCGATAACGAACTGGTCAAAGCTGTAACGGGGGTTAAGTGGAGAGGTGTGCCACTCCTTGGAGCTCGTTGGCTCAACCGAAAAAGACGCATTTGCAGGAACTTCTGACTCTGCGACCAGGACGACGCGCATCTCAGCGCCCGCAGCCTTTGCAGCGCACCGATTCAACACGCGGCCGTAACGGAGCTCGACCCAGCCACGCGCTCGGTCGGTTCCAGTCAAGTAGAGCGTGCCGCGATCGAGCGCAGCGGGAGTCAACTGGCTCAGCCAAATGTCCGCGACGTCATCAGAGACATCGCGGCGAAAAACGGCATCTGTTTTTGACCAGAGCTGGTCGATCTGCATTGCAGACTCCGGGCCGAAGGTTCCGGCGTATAGAGATATTCAAGAGAGGCGAGGCCTGAAATATGGCGTCTTCAGGCTCCGTGTTTCGGACTATAACCAAGGTCCCGTGGTCACCGACCGACCGCCTGGGCGGAAGGTCGCAAACTCGCACAAAAACGTTTTACTTGTCCGCCGATGGATGTTGTACGCGGCAGTCTCTACAATCCCGGCTTCACTTTCGATTGGAACTTTGATGAAGCGCACTTACCAGCCAAAGAAACGCAAGCGCGCCCGTACACACGGGTTTCGCGCACGCATGAGCAGCGCGGCAGGCCGTAACGTCCTCAAGCGCCGTCGCGCCAAGGGCCGCAAGCGGCTCACGCCGTAGCGATGTCCGCTGCGTTGGCCAGCCCGACACGCGGGAAGGGCCGGCGCCTTTCTCGCAGCACAGAATTTCAGCGCGTCTACCGCCAGGGGCGGTCGAAGGCCAACCGCTACCTCGTGCTCTATTCATTCGCGCGCGGCGACGCCGCCGACGAGGACTCGCGCTTTGGTGTGTCGGTCGGTCGCAAGATTGGCAATGCCGTCGTCCGCAACCGTGTCAAGCGTACGATTCGCGAAGCCCTCGATCAACTGGAGCCGAAGCTGGCCGACGGCCTAGACTACGTCGTGCTCGCGCGTCCGGAGATCGTCGAACTGCTTGAACGAGACGGAATGCACGGAGTCAGAGATTCGCTCGACGAGCTGATCACTGCCGGCAAGTAGCCACCCACCCTTTCCTCTTTCCAGTGACTTCGACCAGTTTCAGCCAGACTTTCGGCACGCGCCTACGCAAGGCGGCCCTGCTGCCTTTTCTACTTCCGGTACTCGCCTACCGAAAGCTGGTTTCGCCCTTTCTGGCGCCGCGTTGCAGGTACTACCCGAGTTGCTCAACGTACGCAGTGGACGCGCTGAAGGCCTACGGCCCGATTCGGGGCTCGATACTTGCTGTCTGGAGGCTCGTCCGCTGCAACCCTTTCAGCGACGGAGGGTTTGACTACGTCTCAGACCAGAAGGTCTTCAAGTCGCACGCGCATTCTTGTGATGATCAGCACAAGCGTCACGGAGCCTCCGTATGAATTTCGCGATTCCTACGGCGAACATCATCCAGGACCTGGTCTCCCCGATCAGCAACCTCCTCGATGGGGCGTTGCGCACTTTCTTTGACTGGGGAATCCCGTGGGGCTGGGGAATCATTCTGCTCACGGTCATCGTCCGGCTTTTGCTCCTCCCACTGACCTACAAACAGGTCACGAGCATGCTGCACATGCAGCAATATCAGCCGCAGATCAAGGAACTCAACGAGAAGTACAAGGACGATCCGAAGCGCAAACAGGAAGAGCTGATGAAGTTCTTCAAGACGCACGGAATCAACCCGCTCGCCTCCTGTTTCCCACTGCTGCTGCAGATGCCGTTCTTCATCGCGATGTTCTATGCGTTGCGCGAGCCATCACTGCAGGTCGACATGAACGCGACGGATTCGAGCTTCTTTTTCATCTCAAGTCTGACCAAGGGCCCGTCCGGCGCCGAACTGGTGATCCTCCTGGTGCTCTACGTCGGATCGCAGTTGGGTTCGACGCTAGTTTCTCTTTCGTCGGCCACCGACCAGATGCAGCGCCGTCTGATGCTCGCGCTGCCGTTCATCTTCGTGCCGTTCGTGATCAATTTTCCGGCCGGCCTTATTTTGTATTGGATCACGACGAACTTCTGGACCTTGGGCCAGTCGTTTGTTGTGAAGTGGATGCGAATTCGCCAGGGCGATCCCGTTCTCGTCGGGTCGGCTGACGACGGCGACGCTGCGGTGGTAACTTCCGGCGGCGCGGCGGTTGTCGAGAAGAAGCCGACAAAGGCGCCGCCACCACCGCCTAAGACCAAGAAGAAACGTTCCGGCCGTAGGCGATAACGGAGAGAACTTTATGACAGACACAGAAGCAACTCAAACTCCCGGCGAAGAGACCCGACAGGCTGAAGTGGCGACGAGTATCGTCCGCGACATCCTCGCCGGCGCGGGTCTTGAAGCCTCGGTCTCGTACTCGCAAGAGGAAGAGGACATCAGCATCGACGTGACCGGCGATGACCTTGGATTCGCGATCGGTCGTCGCGCCCAGACCCTGGATGCGATCCAGCTGATCGCATACCTGGTCAGCGCCAAGGCGGTGGATCCAGATGACCGCCGCCGCGTTTCGGTGGACATCGACGAGTACCGCGCTGCGCGCGAGGAAGAGCTCTTTGACCTGGCTGACCGCGCTGTTCGCGATGCGCTTTCAACCAGCCAGGCTGTCGAACTCAAGCCGATGACGTCGAACGAACGTCGCAGCGTCCACCACTACTTGCTCGACAACGGCGAGGTGGACACTCACAGCGTTGGTGAAGATCCCGACCGACGGATTGTCGTCACCCCCTCTGGCGCGTAGCCGTTTAACTGCGCCGAGCGTTTCACGTTTTACGCTCCCGGCCATGGAGCAGACGAAACTGGACCAAATCGCTGAATGGAGCGTTGGCCTGGAGATCTCTGGGACTGCGGTCAGATCTGCGAAAGCGGCGCGCGATATCCACGTGGCCGACAGCCTCGCCGGGATTGAAGTGCCGTCGATCCAGGAAGCCAAAAGCATCGTCGATATCGGCTCGGGCGCTGGGTTTCCCGGACTGGTGCTGGCGGTAGCGCTCCCGGACACGCAGATCACACTCGTCGACAGCGTCCGGAAGAAGATGGAAGCAGCAGCGCGGTTCGCAAAAGAGCTCGAATTGGAGAATCTCGAGTGCGTCTGGGGGAGAGCTGAAGAAGTCGCCGCAATCGGGAGCCCGCACCGAGAGGCCTACGACGTCGTCACCGCGCGCGCACTTGCCAAACTTGGCGTGTTGCTCGAATACTCGGCTCCGCTTTTGCGCGAAAACGGCCATCTCGTTGCGTGGAAGGGCTCGCCACAGTCGAGCGAACTCGTTGCCGCGGACGCCGCAGGCGAAATTCTCGGATTTTCGCCGGGAGAATTGCGTTCAACGCAGCCCTTCGAGCGCTCGCGCGCGCGCCATTTCTACGTTGCGAAAAAATCACATCCGACGGACCGGCGATTTCCCCGCCGCGCGGGTGTTGCGCTCAAACGACCGCTCGCGTAGTCGCAAAATCCGTGAAATACCGCTTCTAAACGGCCGAAGAGGTCCGTATTCGAGCGTAGGCTTGTGCGCGATGGAAGCAAACGACATTCTCGGCCAGACGACCATCTACGCGATCGCCAATCAAAAAGGCGGCGTTGGGAAGACCACGACGACGGTAAATCTCGCCGCTTGCGTCGCTGAAGCTGGATACAAGACGCTCCTGATCGATATCGACCCGCAGGCAAACGCCACCGTCGGCCTCGGTCGATCCAAAGCCGAAGAACAGACGATTTACGAGGTCCTCGTCGGTCAGGCAACGGTCAGCCAGGCAACGATCGGCACAGACATCGAGAATCTCTCGATCGTTCCATCGACGCCCGACCTCGCCGGGGCGAACGTCGAACTGCCGCGCGTCGCGGGCTCAGAGTTCATCCTTCGTGAGGCACTCGAGCCGATGCGCGGCGAGTACCGCTTCATCTTCTTCGACTGTCCGCCTTCGCTCGGACCATTGACGATCAATGCACTGGCCGCGGCCGACCGAGTGATTGTCCCGGTTCAGACCGAGTACTACGCGCTTGAAGGACTCGCGGATCTGCTCGACACGGTCGGCCTGATCCAAAAGGAACTCAACCCCAAGCTCACGATCGGCGGCCTGGTGATGACAATGCACGACGGGCGCACGCGCCTGGCCGCTGACGTCGAGGACGAACTGCGCAAGCATTTCCCCGGATTGCTCTTCAACTCCGTGATTCCACGCAACGTCCGCGTTGCCGAAGCCCCTAGCTTCGGAAAACCGGTCACACATCACGACCCACACAGCGCTGGAGCCGGCGCATACTTCGAACTCGCGAAAGAGGTGGCCCTCCGTGGCTGAAGCACGAACAGATCCCGAGCCTGCAAACCCTGAACCAACCCGCGCCAGTCGCCGGGGAATGGGCCGCGGCCTGTCGGCGATCCTGCCGACGACCCACACCGACCTCACCCACGACGAACTTCGTCAGCTACCGACCACGGCGATCGACGTCAACCCGAATCAGCCGCGCAAGCGCTTCGACGACGACCAGCTGAAGGCCCTCTCCGATTCGATCGCTGCCAACGGCGTGATCCAGCCGCTGCTGGTCAAGCCGCTAGCGGCCGGTCGCTACGAACTGGTCGCCGGCGAACGGCGCATGCGCGCAGCCGCGCTCGCGGGCGTCGAGACGGTTCCCGCTTACGTCCGCGCCGACCTGACGGCGAACACGCTTGAGCTCGCCCTGGTCGAGAACATGGCGCGCGTCGACCTGAACCCAGTCGATGCCGCCCGCGCCTGCGCTGCGCTGGTGGATGAGCTCGGTCTGACAAAAGAAGAGGTCGCCAGGCGCGTCGGCAAGAGCCGCGTCGCGGTCTCGAACCTGATCCGCTTGCTCAACCTCCCGGACGAGGTCATCGAAATGGTCGAGGACGGGATGCTCAGCGAGGGCCACGGCCGCGCGCTGCTCCGCACCGGCGACCACTTCACGATTCGCCGCCTGGCCCACGAAGCTGCGGCAAAAGGCTGGTCTGTTCGCGAGACAGAGCGCCGAGCAGAGGCAGCGGCCGAATCCACCAACCCTAAAGAAAAGGTTGAGGGTTCTGCACCGACGGCCGAGCATGCCGAGGCTGCCGAGGCGGCAAATCAGATCGTGGCTCAGTTCGCAAAAGTCTTCGGGATTGAGCCACGGGTGAAGGTCTCCGACCGCGGCGCGAAGGTCACTCTCGACTTCGCCACCGTGGATGAAGCGCTGCAGGCGGTTCAAGGAATTGAACGCAGCTAAACTCCCCAACTCCTCGGGCGATTAGCTCAGTCGGTTAGAGCGCATCTCTGATAAGGATGAGGTCCCAGGTTCGAATCCTGGATCGCCCACTCGGGACCGTCAGCAGCGCGATCTCGACGATGCTCGGCCGACGGCGTTCGGTCACGATCGGGAGATCGCTCCGTCGCTCCGCTGGCCAGTGCGTCGATTATCTCCCGCCGCTGAAAGTCCCGAGTTGTCAAGTCGGTTGGAAACAGCATCGCGACGCCAGGAATCCACAGCTGTTGGTTTCGATTCAGGGCTACCGCCAGCCGGCCTATTCATGAATCGGGCCGGGTCACTTCTGGGATCGGTGGAGGACTCTTGGATATTTCGCCATACTTCTGCCTTATGCGCGAAATGGTTATCTACGGGGTCAGCTTCGACATGGTTGGGAAGCAGCCGATCATTCTTCTCAAGGCCGTCGACGGGAACGAGTTCCTCCCGATCTGGATCGGCCACCCCGAGGCCGCCGCGATTCTGATGAAACTCCAGGGCGCCGACACGCCTCGTCCGATGACCCACGACCTGATGGCCTCAGTCTTTGATGAGCTTGAGCTCGAGTGTTCGCAGATCGCCGTCACCGAACTTCGCGACAACACGTTCTACGCCACGATCACGTTGCGCGCCGGCGACCGAGAACTTGAGATAGATGCACGACCGTCCGACGCGATCGCATTGGCCGTTCGTACCGAAGCACCGATCTTCGTCGCCGAAGAGGTGATCGCGGAGTCCGCGATCGAGTTTGAGCATGAAGTCGAAGACACAGAGGAAGTTGTGGGCAAGTTCCGCAAGTTCCTCGATGAGGTCTCACCCGAAGACTTCGGCGCAGAAGGTTAATTCGTAACAATCCTTACAATCTATCGTCTCGTTCGATAGGTGTACAGCAGATGTCCGACGCCCCTTGCGGGCGCCGATCGGTGGTCGATGGAGAGGTTGTAAGCGGCAGTCAGTCGCAACCTCCAATCGACCAAGGACCCGACCATGCGACCTCTCCTGATCCTCCTCATCAGTTCACTGCTCATCATCTTCGGAGTATCTGCGGCCAGCGCCAGCGCCGCCCAGTCACAGCTCGACCTGCCTGAACTCGCCTGCGCTGAACTTCCTTGGGACACCGCCGAGTACGACCCCGAAGCCCCGCCCGAGAGCGATTTCCCTGCCGACGACGAGACCGCCATGCTCGAAGTAGAAGGGCCGGTCAGCGATGGATCTGATGACCTCACTCTGATTGGCACCTCCGAGGACGAGGCCTTCGCCGGTACCGACGACAACGACGTGATCACAGGAGCCGGCGGCGACGATGACCTCTGCGGGGAGGGCGGCGACGACGAACTCAGCGGCGGCGATGGCACCGACACGATTGACGCCGCCGATGGCGACGACGTGGTCACCGGCGGCGCTGGCCGTGACATGCTCTTCGGAGAAGAAGGCGACGACAACCTTCGCGGCGACGACGGCAACGATCAGATCGACGGCGGCGACGGCCGCGACCTGATCAGCGGCGGACTCGGCAACGATCGCATCTATGCCAACGACGGCACACGCGACAAGATCAAATGTGGCCGCGGCAATGACCTCGTCTATGCCGACAGCAAAGACCAGGTCGCGAAGGACTGCGAGCGCGTCAAGTAGCTCCGCTTCGTAAGATCGTGGAGCAATGAATGCCTTCCCTCCACGCACAGGCCTGATCAAGTGGGCCGACCTCACGGTTGACAATGCCGAGGACGTTCGCGACTTCTACGCGGGCGTCGTCGGTTGGAACGCGATCGGTCTCCCGGTCGAGGGCCGCGAGGACTTCGTGATGGCCCACCCCGAGACCGGCGACCCCGCTGCAGGGATCTGCCACCAGGCCGGCAGCCTCGTCGGTCTGCCGCAGCAGTGGCTCGTTTACGTCACGGTCGACGACCTCGACGACTCGATCGCAGCGTGCGACCAACTCGGTGGCAAGGTTGTGTTCGGGCCACGCGATTCGAACACTATGGGCCGCTGGTGCGTGGTCGAAGACCCCGCAGGCGCGGTTATGGCGTTGACCGAACTCACCCCCGGCGAGGACGATTGATCCATGGCCAAGGCGAAGCTCTCGACTGGCTCCGTCGCGGAGGAAGTCCGCGTTGGTCCGGGCTTTCAGCTGGCCGATCTGGAGGCGTCGTCCACACCCGGATTCGCTGGCAACAAGAAAAGTGCGGCCAAAGCGATGGCCGCGACAGCCGACGAGATGTCCGAGCTGCAGGAGCGTCTCTACGCCAACGGCCGTGACGGTAGTGGCCCAGCGGTGCTGCTCATCGTGCAGGGCATGGACACCTCGGGCAAGGGCGGGATCATGCGACATATCGTTGGGCGGGTCGACCCGCAGGGCGTGAAACTCACGGCATTCAAAACGCCTACCGAAGAAGAACTCGCTCATCCGTTCCTCTGGCGCGTCGAGAACGCGCTGCCAACGCCGGGTTACATCGGCGTGTTCGATCGCTCCCAATACGAAGACGTTCTCGTCGTGCGCGTCCACAACTACGTCCCACGCACGACGTGGTCCCGCCGATACGCACAGATCAATCGCTTCGAGAAAAGGGTTGCCGACTCTGGAACGAAGATCATCAAGGTGATGCTTCACATTTCCCCGCAGGAGCAGAAAGCGCGTCTGGCCGAACGCCTCGCCCGCAAGGACAAGCACTGGAAGTTCAACCCGAACGACGTCGTTGAGCGCGAGCACTGGGCCGAGTACATGGACGCTTACCAAGCAATCTTCGACAAGACGAACACCGAAGCCGCGCCGTGGCACGTCGTCCCGGCCGACAAAAAATGGTTCGCGCGGTTCGCGGTGAATCACCTGCTGCTTGAGGAGCTACGCGCCTGCAGGCTCAGCTGGCCGAAGGCAGAGTTCGATGTCAAGGCCGAGCAGAAGCGGCTGGCCCGGACCTAACCGACGGGGTAGGGCGCGCGGCTGCCTGCCGTCGCGAGCAGCCGTTCGACCAGCTCCTCAAACGGCACGCCGGCGGCCTCGGCTGCCATCGGCATGAGGCTCGTACGCGTGAGACCCGGGATCGAATTGACCTCGAGCACCTGTGGCTCGCCCTCTTCGGGAACCATGAAGTCCACGCGCGCGAAGCCGTGGCAGTCGAGTAGCTCATAGGTTTGCACGGCAAGATATGAGAGTCGCGCCGCGACATCCACGCTCAACTCGGCCGGGCAGACGTAGTCCGTTTTACCGATCTCGTAGCGACTCTCGAAGTCGTAGTAGTCGCCTCCGATCGGCACCGCTTCGACGGCCGGCAGCGCTTCACCGTTGAGCACACTCACGGCGATTTCACGCCCCTTGATGAACTGCTCGATCAGCACGCGGTCGTCGTAACTAAACGCCGAGACCAGCGCGCCCGGGAGTTCCTCGTGCGAGGCGGCGAACTTGATGCCGAGCGCCGAGCCCTGGCGCGCCGGCTTCACGACGACGGGAAATCCGAAGTCACCCTCAATCGCAGTCAATGCGTCTGCAGCGCCGAGGTTACGGAAGGCCGTGTCATTGAATGTCACAAAGCGCGGGGTGGGCACGTGGTTCTTCTGCAGGATCAACTTGGTCACGGCCTTGTCCATGCACTGGATCGATGAGAGCACTCCGCAGCCGGTGAATGGCAGGCCGAGAATCTCCATCAACTCCTGCACCGTGCCGTCTTCGCCACCGCGACCGTGCAGCGCAATGAAAACCGCGTCGGGACCGACCTCTTCGAGCCGCTGCACAAGGCCCTGGTCCACATCGATCTCCGAGACTTCGTGGCCGTTCGCGCGAAGCGCCTCGCCAATCCGCGCGCCCGAACGCAGTGAGACCTGCCGCTCGAGCGAACTGCCGCCCTTCAGCACCGCGACCTTCATTCGTTCTGCGCCCGCTTCATGCGTTCGCTCGCGAGCCACGAAACTGATTTTGCTTCGAGCTTCGTTGCGGCCGCCGGCGGGGTGACCAAACGGTGTTCGCCGGTCATCGTGCGCCACAGATCGAGCTGTCCGGCGACGACCTCGCCGATGCGACGGATGCCCTCAGTAATCCGCTCCTCCGGCACGCCCGAGAAATTCAGCCGCATCGAATTCTTGCCACGCGCCACATCAGATCCGAGATATGCGCCGGCTCCGGGTACGAACGCGACGTTCGAGTGCAGCGCCTTCGCCAAAAGGTCAGTGGTGTCGATCATCTCCGGCAGCGTCGCCCAGATGAACAGGCCTCCATCGGGCACGGTCCACTTTGCCTCGGGCGGAAAGTAGCGCCCCATCGCGGCGATCATCGCGTCGCGCCGGGACTTGTAGATCCCACCCGCCGTCTTGACCCAGTCCTTCCAGTCTGCCTGTTCGAAGTAGGACGTGATCAGGAACTGTGAGACGCCGGAGGAGTTGAGGTCGGCGGCGGCCTTGGCGATGTTGCATTTCTCGAGCACCGGCGACGGAGCCTCCACCCAACCCATCCGCAGGCCGGGTGCGAGGATCTTGGAGAACGTGCCCAGGTAAATCACGAAGTTGCCGCCGTCGAGTTCGCGCAGCGTGGGCAGCGGCTCACCGCTGTAGCGAAGCATCCCGTACGGATTGTCCTCGAGCACGAGCAGTTCGCGTTCATTGGCGATCTCGACGAGACGCTTGCGACGCTCGAGCGACATCGTCACGCCGGCTGGATTCTGGAAAGTTGGGACCGTGTAGATGAACTTCGGAGTGATCCCCTCGCCGTCGAGGCGCTCGAGCTCCTGCTCGAGCAGGTCGATCCGCATGCCCGCTTCGTCGAGGTCGATCTGCACGGCCTCGGCCTGGAAGCTCAAGAAGCTCGGCACCGCGCCGGGATATGTGGGCGCCTCGGTGATGATCGTGTCGCCGGGATCAACAAACACGCGCGTCACGATGTCGATCGCCTGCTGACCGCCGGTCGTCACCAGGATGTTCTCTCGGTCTGCCTCCACGCCCTCGGCGCCCATCACCTCAACGATGCAGTTCTTCACGCCGTCGATGCCGTCTGTCGGCGTGTACTGGAGCAGCTCAGCGCTG
This sequence is a window from Solirubrobacterales bacterium. Protein-coding genes within it:
- the rsmG gene encoding 16S rRNA (guanine(527)-N(7))-methyltransferase RsmG, whose translation is MEQTKLDQIAEWSVGLEISGTAVRSAKAARDIHVADSLAGIEVPSIQEAKSIVDIGSGAGFPGLVLAVALPDTQITLVDSVRKKMEAAARFAKELELENLECVWGRAEEVAAIGSPHREAYDVVTARALAKLGVLLEYSAPLLRENGHLVAWKGSPQSSELVAADAAGEILGFSPGELRSTQPFERSRARHFYVAKKSHPTDRRFPRRAGVALKRPLA
- a CDS encoding membrane protein insertase YidC, with the protein product MNFAIPTANIIQDLVSPISNLLDGALRTFFDWGIPWGWGIILLTVIVRLLLLPLTYKQVTSMLHMQQYQPQIKELNEKYKDDPKRKQEELMKFFKTHGINPLASCFPLLLQMPFFIAMFYALREPSLQVDMNATDSSFFFISSLTKGPSGAELVILLVLYVGSQLGSTLVSLSSATDQMQRRLMLALPFIFVPFVINFPAGLILYWITTNFWTLGQSFVVKWMRIRQGDPVLVGSADDGDAAVVTSGGAAVVEKKPTKAPPPPPKTKKKRSGRRR
- the rnpA gene encoding ribonuclease P protein component — translated: MSAALASPTRGKGRRLSRSTEFQRVYRQGRSKANRYLVLYSFARGDAADEDSRFGVSVGRKIGNAVVRNRVKRTIREALDQLEPKLADGLDYVVLARPEIVELLERDGMHGVRDSLDELITAGK
- the rpmH gene encoding 50S ribosomal protein L34 — its product is MKRTYQPKKRKRARTHGFRARMSSAAGRNVLKRRRAKGRKRLTP
- a CDS encoding ParA family protein, with protein sequence MEANDILGQTTIYAIANQKGGVGKTTTTVNLAACVAEAGYKTLLIDIDPQANATVGLGRSKAEEQTIYEVLVGQATVSQATIGTDIENLSIVPSTPDLAGANVELPRVAGSEFILREALEPMRGEYRFIFFDCPPSLGPLTINALAAADRVIVPVQTEYYALEGLADLLDTVGLIQKELNPKLTIGGLVMTMHDGRTRLAADVEDELRKHFPGLLFNSVIPRNVRVAEAPSFGKPVTHHDPHSAGAGAYFELAKEVALRG
- a CDS encoding KH domain-containing protein; protein product: MTDTEATQTPGEETRQAEVATSIVRDILAGAGLEASVSYSQEEEDISIDVTGDDLGFAIGRRAQTLDAIQLIAYLVSAKAVDPDDRRRVSVDIDEYRAAREEELFDLADRAVRDALSTSQAVELKPMTSNERRSVHHYLLDNGEVDTHSVGEDPDRRIVVTPSGA
- a CDS encoding bifunctional nuclease family protein, whose amino-acid sequence is MREMVIYGVSFDMVGKQPIILLKAVDGNEFLPIWIGHPEAAAILMKLQGADTPRPMTHDLMASVFDELELECSQIAVTELRDNTFYATITLRAGDRELEIDARPSDAIALAVRTEAPIFVAEEVIAESAIEFEHEVEDTEEVVGKFRKFLDEVSPEDFGAEG
- a CDS encoding ParB/RepB/Spo0J family partition protein, whose amino-acid sequence is MGRGLSAILPTTHTDLTHDELRQLPTTAIDVNPNQPRKRFDDDQLKALSDSIAANGVIQPLLVKPLAAGRYELVAGERRMRAAALAGVETVPAYVRADLTANTLELALVENMARVDLNPVDAARACAALVDELGLTKEEVARRVGKSRVAVSNLIRLLNLPDEVIEMVEDGMLSEGHGRALLRTGDHFTIRRLAHEAAAKGWSVRETERRAEAAAESTNPKEKVEGSAPTAEHAEAAEAANQIVAQFAKVFGIEPRVKVSDRGAKVTLDFATVDEALQAVQGIERS
- the yidD gene encoding membrane protein insertion efficiency factor YidD yields the protein MTSTSFSQTFGTRLRKAALLPFLLPVLAYRKLVSPFLAPRCRYYPSCSTYAVDALKAYGPIRGSILAVWRLVRCNPFSDGGFDYVSDQKVFKSHAHSCDDQHKRHGASV
- the dnaN gene encoding DNA polymerase III subunit beta; amino-acid sequence: MRLNVDRAIFVEALSAVGRAVSTRSIIPALSGIQLQAETGSLTLTATDGDISIRSKIPAEVESGGVIVVPGRLLADVARQLPSGEVSLVVDNGGLLALDYGSASFKLRLLAADDFPDVQPIEGATVTLPVSEFSETIEQVARSASRDETRPHLTGILLSIEDDKLRSVATDSYRLAVRTTKIDPPVTQKIEANVPARALQEATRIADGHDTIEITLAERQIAFSAGEALLVSRLIDGQFPDFEQLLPDSYEHVLDIDVSELHDAVKRVSLLAQRNTPLKVALSDGELEVSAQTTDIGEGRESLPAPDFSGDPLEIGFNPDFLRDGLDSAHTERAKFKLISAFRPGLIVAGEDEEFMYLVMPIRLNT
- the dnaA gene encoding chromosomal replication initiator protein DnaA gives rise to the protein MQIDQLWSKTDAVFRRDVSDDVADIWLSQLTPAALDRGTLYLTGTDRARGWVELRYGRVLNRCAAKAAGAEMRVVLVAESEVPANASFSVEPTSSKEWHTSPLNPRYSFDQFVIGGSNHIGHAAALAVAEQPAQAFNPLFVYGAPGVGKTHLLHAIGNYLNEQAPEIQVRYLTAENFAAIFRSVLRDNTIQDFKEDLRRSDVLLIDDVQFLQNKVKTEEEFFHTFNHLHEAGRQLVISCDRTPRQLDQLADRLRERFESGLVVEVEKPDDRLRSAILRKRVRVDNIPLDDNLALERIAERVPANVRSLEGALIRVSAFASMRGEPVTTELVDELLDSLHPHTGGVKTEHHTPEVPIPDIQSAVADHFELSIEELLGKDRSRRFAGPRQIAMYLACEHSGQTLPVIAAAFGRDHSTVVHARDKVRASHRNDPAAASAVDSLKAVIHGAQRPADETA